Proteins encoded together in one Peribacillus asahii window:
- a CDS encoding Ger(x)C family spore germination protein has protein sequence MKNILRILCIFGSILLLSGCWDRVEINDLAIVTAAAIDIKDDDQIELSLQVFIPKSLGSGGGQTGIAGGGGSVTLVRSQIGSNISDALSKLQSKIPRKVFWGQCKVFIFGEKLAKQGIQEQMDFLLRHPQPRERAYLYVSKGNPKDALESLPPLERYSGEVIRELSDLHIGMQVTMQDVQEGLIGVAQAGALPFIKILPPGKGEKKLQGIPYIVGTAVFKKDKMVGTMSEKATRGVLWLRNEMEAYTVTVKPEGVKGEVSLNPVSARIKLIPQIRNDKWKMLVKINTEGAVIQNGTNLAFTSPKSLRTVEKAYQEDIQKRIELAIQQAQHKVKADIVKFGEEFYRKYPEEWKKNENRWGEVFPEVEVEVNVEAHIRRQGYINKPGGLPEKEVKEQ, from the coding sequence GTGAAAAACATTCTCCGTATACTATGTATTTTCGGGTCTATTCTTCTTTTAAGCGGCTGTTGGGATCGGGTGGAAATCAATGATTTGGCTATTGTCACAGCAGCAGCTATCGATATAAAGGATGACGATCAAATTGAATTATCCCTCCAAGTGTTTATCCCTAAATCATTAGGGAGCGGGGGCGGTCAAACAGGAATTGCTGGCGGCGGAGGATCTGTGACATTGGTGAGATCCCAAATAGGATCCAATATTTCAGATGCGCTTTCCAAGCTACAAAGCAAGATTCCGCGCAAAGTTTTTTGGGGACAATGTAAAGTATTTATATTCGGCGAAAAGTTAGCAAAGCAAGGAATACAAGAGCAGATGGATTTCTTACTTCGCCATCCGCAGCCAAGAGAGAGAGCTTATTTGTATGTTAGCAAAGGGAACCCGAAGGATGCCCTTGAATCACTTCCTCCTCTAGAACGCTATTCGGGGGAAGTGATTCGGGAACTATCTGATTTACATATTGGGATGCAGGTTACCATGCAGGATGTACAGGAAGGGTTAATAGGTGTAGCTCAGGCTGGCGCACTTCCATTTATTAAAATTTTACCACCAGGTAAAGGGGAAAAGAAATTACAGGGAATTCCGTACATTGTCGGAACTGCGGTGTTTAAAAAAGATAAAATGGTTGGAACGATGTCAGAAAAGGCAACAAGAGGAGTCTTGTGGTTAAGAAATGAAATGGAAGCCTACACAGTTACCGTAAAACCTGAAGGCGTTAAAGGGGAAGTATCTTTAAATCCAGTGTCGGCACGTATCAAGCTGATTCCACAAATACGAAATGATAAATGGAAAATGCTCGTGAAAATTAATACAGAGGGGGCTGTTATCCAAAATGGAACGAATTTGGCTTTTACAAGTCCAAAATCACTACGGACTGTAGAAAAAGCGTATCAAGAAGATATCCAAAAGCGTATCGAGCTAGCTATCCAGCAAGCGCAGCATAAGGTGAAAGCGGACATTGTAAAATTTGGTGAAGAATTCTATCGGAAATATCCTGAAGAATGGAAAAAAAATGAAAATCGCTGGGGCGAGGTGTTCCCGGAGGTGGAAGTGGAAGTCAACGTTGAGGCCCATATTCGCAGACAGGGCTATATAAATAAACCGGGAGGATTGCCTGAGAAAGAGGTGAAGGAGCAGTGA
- a CDS encoding GerAB/ArcD/ProY family transporter, with amino-acid sequence MMEKGRISSIQMAIMLYPAIVATAILGVPSITAKYAKTDLWLSPILASFIGYVTVYIAYKLHKHYPKETVIQFSEHIMGRFAGKILGFLFLFFYIQVAGLIVRQYAEFVVDSFLVNTPISVIMASMVFLCALTVHGGLEVLGRAAELFFPIFILAILFFLIFLGPDFEWKNIFPILGDGMMPPIKGAMVPGGWFTEIFLISFLLPFLVDQKKGMKYGMMTVFVVTMTLVLINLIVLFVLGPATSFKVYPLMSVARYISLADFFEHLESFIMAVWIVGAFIKLSVFYYAAALGTAQWLNLSDYRPVVWPVGILILEFSFWSLPNTMGLERYLVGTFPVFALLIQTIIPLFLLMIAVIRKRKRQASE; translated from the coding sequence ATGATGGAGAAAGGTCGAATTTCATCCATTCAGATGGCAATCATGCTGTATCCTGCGATTGTGGCTACCGCTATTCTTGGGGTTCCAAGTATTACAGCGAAATATGCCAAAACGGATTTATGGCTATCGCCCATTTTGGCATCCTTCATCGGATATGTGACGGTGTATATCGCTTATAAACTGCACAAACATTATCCGAAAGAAACAGTTATTCAATTTAGTGAACACATCATGGGTCGGTTCGCTGGAAAAATTCTCGGTTTTCTATTCTTGTTTTTTTACATCCAGGTCGCGGGACTCATCGTTAGACAGTACGCGGAATTTGTGGTCGACTCTTTTCTGGTCAATACCCCAATTAGTGTGATTATGGCATCGATGGTATTCCTCTGTGCCTTAACCGTACACGGAGGTTTAGAAGTATTAGGGAGAGCTGCCGAATTGTTTTTCCCTATTTTTATATTGGCCATCCTCTTCTTTCTCATCTTTTTGGGCCCTGATTTTGAATGGAAGAATATATTCCCGATATTGGGGGATGGGATGATGCCTCCAATTAAGGGTGCGATGGTGCCTGGTGGATGGTTCACAGAAATTTTTCTTATATCTTTTCTCCTGCCTTTTTTAGTGGATCAGAAAAAAGGGATGAAATACGGAATGATGACTGTTTTTGTCGTGACGATGACGTTAGTTTTGATCAATCTTATCGTTCTTTTTGTGCTAGGGCCAGCGACATCCTTTAAGGTTTATCCACTGATGAGTGTAGCTCGATACATCAGTCTCGCCGACTTTTTTGAACATTTGGAGTCCTTCATCATGGCTGTTTGGATCGTAGGGGCGTTTATCAAATTGTCTGTGTTTTATTATGCGGCTGCTTTAGGTACCGCGCAGTGGCTGAATCTTTCAGATTATCGACCTGTTGTATGGCCGGTAGGGATTCTGATACTAGAATTCAGCTTTTGGTCACTTCCTAATACAATGGGATTGGAACGTTATCTGGTTGGGACCTTTCCGGTATTTGCCCTATTGATACAAACGATTATCCCTTTGTTTTTGTTGATGATTGCAGTTATAAGGAAAAGAAAACGCCAAGCTAGCGAATAG
- a CDS encoding GerAB/ArcD/ProY family transporter, translating into MEKGKISSLQMAIMMYPAVVATAILSVPSITAKYAKTDLWLSPILASLIGYMTVYIAYKLHQLYPKQTVIQFSEQIIGRFAGKIIGFLFLFFYIQITGHMLRQYAEFIVDSFLVNTPISLIMALMALLCSFIVRGGLEVLGRAAQLFFPIFTLPLLLLIILVFSDFEFKNIFPILREGMMPPIKGAIVPGGWFTEFFLITFLLPFLADQKKGMKYGMMTVFVVMMTLVVVNLIVLFILGPATPTKFYPLMSVARYISLAGFFEHLESAVMAIWVVGAFIKISVFYYGIALGTAQWLNLSDYRPIVWPFGILLVIFSFWSLPSTVELHKYSFGTFPLLGLLIQMIIPLFLLGIAVIRKRKHQGSE; encoded by the coding sequence ATGGAGAAAGGCAAAATCTCATCCCTGCAAATGGCCATCATGATGTATCCTGCGGTTGTGGCTACTGCTATTCTTTCGGTTCCAAGTATTACAGCGAAATATGCCAAAACAGATTTATGGCTGTCCCCCATTTTGGCGTCCCTCATCGGGTATATGACAGTGTATATCGCTTATAAACTGCACCAATTGTATCCGAAACAAACAGTTATTCAATTCAGTGAACAGATTATAGGTCGGTTTGCGGGTAAAATTATCGGTTTCTTATTCTTGTTTTTTTATATCCAGATTACGGGACATATGCTTAGACAGTACGCAGAATTTATTGTCGACTCTTTTCTAGTCAATACCCCTATTAGCTTGATTATGGCATTGATGGCATTACTCTGTTCTTTTATTGTACGAGGAGGTTTAGAAGTATTAGGGAGAGCTGCCCAATTGTTTTTCCCCATTTTTACACTTCCACTCCTCCTCTTAATTATTTTAGTGTTCTCTGATTTTGAATTTAAGAACATATTCCCGATATTGAGAGAGGGGATGATGCCTCCAATCAAGGGTGCGATTGTGCCTGGTGGATGGTTCACAGAATTTTTTCTGATTACTTTTCTCCTGCCTTTTTTAGCGGATCAGAAAAAAGGAATGAAATACGGAATGATGACTGTTTTTGTCGTGATGATGACATTAGTTGTGGTGAATCTTATCGTTCTTTTTATACTAGGGCCAGCGACACCCACTAAGTTTTATCCACTGATGAGTGTAGCCCGATATATCAGTCTCGCCGGATTTTTTGAACATTTAGAGTCCGCAGTCATGGCCATTTGGGTAGTAGGGGCGTTTATCAAAATTTCTGTGTTTTATTATGGGATTGCTTTAGGCACTGCACAGTGGCTGAATCTTTCGGACTACCGGCCCATCGTATGGCCGTTTGGGATTCTACTCGTTATATTCAGCTTTTGGTCATTGCCTAGCACAGTGGAATTACACAAGTATAGTTTCGGGACCTTTCCCCTTTTGGGACTATTAATCCAAATGATTATTCCGCTGTTTTTGTTGGGGATTGCAGTTATAAGGAAAAGAAAGCACCAAGGTAGCGAATAG
- a CDS encoding GerAB/ArcD/ProY family transporter — MEKGKISSLQMAIMMYPAIVATAILGVPSITAKYAKADLWLSPILASFIGFVTVYITYKLHKLYPEQTVIQFSEHIIGRFAGKVLGFLFLFFYIQITGELIRSYAGFIVNSFLVNTPISVIMASMAFLCALTVHGGLETMGRVAQIFFPVFIVPFLTSIILLSPDMEFKNIFPILGDGMMPSMKGAIVPGGWFTEFFLIIFFLPFLKDKQKGMKYGMISVFAVMMTLVAVNLIVLFVLGPATSSKEYPLMSVARYVSIAEFFEHLESAVMAVWIVGAFVKISVFYYATALGTAQWLNLSDYRPIVWPLGILMLEFGFWSFPNTMEIGRFDVETFPLYGLLIQTITPLFLLMIAIARKRKRLGSKKND, encoded by the coding sequence ATGGAGAAAGGCAAAATCTCATCTCTACAGATGGCCATCATGATGTATCCTGCGATTGTGGCTACGGCTATTCTTGGGGTTCCGAGCATTACGGCGAAATATGCCAAAGCTGATTTATGGCTGTCACCGATTTTAGCGTCTTTCATCGGGTTTGTGACGGTGTATATCACTTATAAACTACATAAACTATATCCGGAACAAACGGTTATCCAATTCAGTGAACACATCATTGGTCGGTTTGCGGGAAAAGTTCTCGGTTTTTTATTCCTATTTTTCTACATTCAGATTACTGGGGAACTTATTAGAAGCTACGCAGGATTTATTGTCAACTCTTTTCTAGTTAATACCCCAATTAGTGTGATTATGGCATCGATGGCATTCCTCTGTGCCTTAACGGTACATGGAGGTTTAGAAACAATGGGGAGAGTTGCCCAAATATTTTTTCCTGTTTTTATCGTTCCATTCCTTACTTCAATCATCTTATTGAGCCCTGATATGGAATTTAAGAATATATTTCCAATATTAGGGGATGGGATGATGCCCTCAATGAAGGGGGCAATTGTGCCGGGTGGGTGGTTCACAGAATTTTTTCTCATTATTTTTTTCCTGCCTTTTTTAAAAGATAAGCAAAAAGGAATGAAATATGGAATGATAAGTGTATTTGCTGTGATGATGACGTTAGTTGCGGTGAATCTTATTGTTCTTTTTGTACTCGGACCAGCGACATCCTCTAAGGAATATCCCCTTATGAGCGTAGCTCGATATGTCAGTATCGCTGAATTCTTTGAACATTTGGAATCTGCTGTAATGGCTGTTTGGATAGTAGGAGCGTTTGTCAAAATTTCTGTATTTTATTATGCGACTGCTTTAGGTACCGCACAATGGCTGAATCTTTCAGACTACCGGCCCATTGTATGGCCGTTAGGGATTCTGATGCTAGAATTCGGCTTTTGGTCATTTCCTAACACAATGGAAATTGGACGTTTTGATGTCGAGACTTTCCCCTTATATGGACTACTAATCCAAACGATTACTCCACTGTTTCTGTTGATGATTGCTATTGCAAGGAAAAGAAAACGCTTAGGAAGCAAAAAGAATGATTGA
- a CDS encoding YqjF family protein, whose protein sequence is MDLMNDSIHRPWPFPSKKWIMRQTWSNLLFVHWPIPSETLRPYIPPSLQIDTFDRHAWLGIVSFVMEGIYPRGMSSISLSPKFPEVNVRTYVQCNGKLGVYFMSLDVNDWLSYTIAKRWLRLPYHPAEISIQQEGQTFNCQSIRKGKTNPPITFKGKYAPLSEVYFPKEGTLDHWLTERYCFFSANNRGNIYCGEIHHRPWPLQHAESDICMNTLFSPFNVDLTKTKPISHFSKGVDSLIWNIKKTLF, encoded by the coding sequence ATGGACTTAATGAACGATAGCATTCACCGCCCTTGGCCATTCCCTTCGAAAAAGTGGATTATGCGACAAACTTGGAGCAATCTATTATTTGTTCATTGGCCTATTCCATCTGAAACACTGCGACCATATATTCCTCCTTCCTTACAAATTGACACCTTTGATCGACACGCTTGGTTGGGAATTGTTTCATTCGTTATGGAGGGCATATATCCTCGAGGAATGTCCTCCATATCACTTTCTCCAAAATTTCCAGAAGTTAATGTAAGGACATATGTTCAATGTAATGGTAAACTCGGTGTGTATTTCATGTCTCTTGACGTCAATGATTGGCTTTCCTATACAATCGCAAAGAGATGGTTACGTTTACCTTATCATCCTGCTGAAATTTCGATTCAACAAGAAGGACAAACTTTTAATTGCCAAAGTATTCGTAAAGGAAAAACAAATCCTCCGATAACATTCAAAGGAAAATATGCTCCCTTATCGGAAGTTTATTTTCCTAAAGAAGGAACGTTAGATCATTGGCTCACAGAACGATATTGCTTTTTTAGTGCCAATAACAGAGGAAACATCTATTGCGGGGAAATACATCATCGTCCTTGGCCTTTACAACATGCAGAGTCAGACATATGTATGAATACGCTTTTTTCTCCTTTCAATGTAGACCTTACTAAAACAAAACCAATTTCTCATTTCTCTAAAGGTGTAGATTCACTGATTTGGAATATTAAGAAGACACTATTCTAG
- a CDS encoding FMN-binding glutamate synthase family protein: MPNILYYVTFMMITILFILFLLILIGWRWFLKRMVKQMGKIIFTDSYQENIIEMIPGFRHMGIQNVLENSLRAETGDVLHRPLGSSKKWPHLDPITFIPAQTSPFPIDGEEEVDVQVTIGPKAKKPMKIKIPLMISGMAYGIALSEEVRFALAQAAKNTGTAINSGEGAVLPEELDQAGKYILQFSKTEWSKEEDLIKRADMIEIKFGQGALMGMGGKISPKNLTGRAREMMGLKENEEAVIFEHFFENQTLKDIKELLEELRNITGGVPIGVKMGAGGKIEEDMDRLIDLGVDFITIDGGQAATHGAPPILADDFGIPTLHAVVRAANHLEKRNMKGQISLIVSGGLFTPGHFLKVLALGADAVYLGSVMLFTVSHNQILNALPFEPPTQVVWNQGKFKDKFKVEDGVQAAEKFLTASTEEMKMALRAMGKRSLQELSKKDLVSYDELTARMIGIPFTFKSWEDKQEEK; the protein is encoded by the coding sequence ATGCCTAATATTTTATACTATGTAACTTTTATGATGATAACCATACTGTTCATTCTTTTCTTACTCATACTTATTGGCTGGCGTTGGTTTCTGAAACGAATGGTGAAGCAAATGGGGAAAATTATTTTTACTGATAGTTACCAAGAAAATATTATAGAAATGATACCAGGGTTCAGGCATATGGGCATTCAAAATGTGCTTGAAAATAGTTTGCGTGCCGAAACAGGTGATGTTCTTCATCGTCCGCTTGGTTCTTCAAAAAAGTGGCCTCATCTCGATCCGATTACATTTATCCCTGCACAGACGTCACCGTTCCCGATTGATGGTGAAGAAGAAGTGGATGTTCAAGTAACTATTGGACCAAAAGCGAAAAAACCAATGAAAATAAAGATTCCGCTTATGATCAGTGGAATGGCTTATGGAATTGCGCTTAGTGAAGAAGTAAGATTCGCTCTGGCCCAAGCAGCTAAAAATACAGGAACAGCGATTAATTCTGGGGAGGGCGCCGTCTTACCTGAAGAATTAGACCAGGCTGGAAAGTATATTTTGCAGTTTTCCAAAACAGAGTGGTCAAAAGAAGAAGACCTTATTAAGCGAGCTGACATGATTGAAATTAAGTTTGGCCAAGGCGCATTAATGGGGATGGGCGGGAAAATTTCTCCAAAAAATTTAACAGGTCGTGCTCGCGAAATGATGGGGCTTAAAGAAAATGAGGAGGCTGTGATTTTTGAACATTTTTTTGAAAATCAAACATTAAAAGATATTAAGGAACTTTTGGAGGAACTTCGGAATATAACAGGCGGTGTTCCAATTGGTGTGAAAATGGGAGCTGGCGGAAAGATTGAAGAAGACATGGATCGTTTAATCGACCTCGGTGTTGATTTTATTACGATTGATGGCGGACAAGCAGCGACACATGGTGCACCTCCCATTTTAGCCGATGACTTTGGAATCCCAACCTTGCATGCAGTAGTCCGGGCGGCTAATCATTTAGAAAAGAGGAATATGAAAGGACAAATTAGTTTAATTGTTTCAGGTGGACTTTTTACACCTGGACACTTTTTGAAAGTACTTGCACTTGGTGCTGATGCTGTTTATTTAGGATCTGTTATGTTGTTTACTGTCTCACACAATCAAATATTAAATGCACTTCCATTTGAACCGCCTACACAAGTTGTTTGGAATCAAGGGAAATTTAAGGATAAGTTTAAAGTCGAAGACGGAGTACAAGCAGCAGAGAAATTCTTAACAGCCAGTACAGAAGAAATGAAAATGGCATTAAGAGCAATGGGGAAACGTTCTTTACAAGAGTTGTCGAAAAAAGATTTAGTGTCTTATGACGAATTGACCGCACGAATGATTGGCATTCCGTTTACATTTAAATCTTGGGAAGACAAACAAGAAGAGAAATAA
- a CDS encoding FMN-binding glutamate synthase family protein translates to MNILYYLSFAMIATLFALSVFILVGWRWLMKRIVKQMGKIIFTDSYQENIIEMIPGFRHMGIQNVLENSLRAEKGDVLYRPLGGSSKKWPHFDQITFIPAQTTPFPIDGEEEVDVTVTIGPKAKKPMKIKIPLMISGMAYGIALSEQVRLSLAEAAKNVGTAINSGEGGILPEELNTAGKYILQFSKTEWSKEEDVLKRADMIEIKLGQGAIFGMGKKIPPKDLTGRAREVMGLKENENAVIFEHFFEDQTLGDLKELVEELRVLTGGVPIGVKIGASGKIEEDIDHLIEMGVDYIAIDGGQAAMHEAPPILYDDFGIPTLHAVVRAANHLEKRNMKGQISLIVSGGLLVPGHFLKVLALGADAVYLGSAMLFTVAHNQILNAVPFEPPTQVVWNEGKFKEQFKIKDGVQAAEKFLTASTEEMKMALRAMGKRSLKELSKKDLVSYDDLTAQMIGIPFSFKPWEEN, encoded by the coding sequence ATGAACATTTTATACTATTTAAGTTTTGCAATGATTGCAACTTTATTTGCTCTTTCTGTATTCATACTTGTTGGCTGGCGTTGGTTAATGAAACGAATAGTTAAGCAAATGGGAAAAATTATTTTTACTGATAGTTACCAAGAAAATATTATCGAAATGATACCAGGATTCAGGCATATGGGCATTCAAAATGTGCTTGAAAATAGCTTGCGTGCAGAAAAAGGCGACGTCCTTTATCGCCCACTTGGCGGCTCTTCAAAAAAATGGCCGCATTTTGACCAAATTACATTTATCCCTGCACAAACGACACCGTTTCCTATTGATGGTGAAGAAGAAGTAGATGTTACCGTTACCATTGGACCAAAAGCGAAAAAACCAATGAAAATAAAAATTCCGCTGATGATCAGCGGGATGGCCTACGGGATCGCACTTAGTGAACAAGTGAGGCTTTCTTTGGCGGAAGCAGCTAAAAATGTAGGTACTGCAATTAACTCTGGTGAAGGCGGAATTTTACCCGAAGAATTAAACACGGCAGGAAAGTATATATTACAGTTTTCCAAAACAGAATGGTCAAAGGAAGAAGACGTTTTGAAGCGTGCTGACATGATTGAAATTAAGTTGGGGCAAGGTGCTATATTCGGGATGGGAAAAAAAATCCCCCCAAAAGACTTAACCGGTCGTGCCCGTGAAGTAATGGGGCTTAAAGAAAATGAAAATGCAGTGATTTTTGAACATTTTTTTGAAGATCAAACATTAGGGGATCTTAAAGAACTTGTCGAAGAACTTCGGGTTCTAACAGGTGGAGTTCCAATTGGGGTCAAAATTGGGGCGAGTGGGAAAATTGAAGAAGATATTGATCATTTAATTGAAATGGGTGTTGATTATATTGCGATTGATGGAGGACAAGCAGCCATGCACGAAGCACCACCCATTTTATATGATGACTTTGGGATTCCGACCTTACATGCAGTAGTTCGGGCGGCTAATCATTTAGAAAAGAGGAATATGAAAGGACAAATTAGTTTAATTGTTTCAGGTGGACTTTTGGTGCCCGGGCACTTTTTAAAAGTACTTGCACTCGGTGCTGATGCTGTATATTTAGGCTCTGCTATGTTGTTTACTGTCGCACATAATCAAATATTGAATGCCGTTCCATTTGAACCACCTACACAAGTTGTTTGGAATGAGGGAAAGTTTAAGGAACAATTTAAGATCAAAGATGGAGTTCAAGCAGCAGAGAAATTTTTAACAGCAAGTACAGAAGAAATGAAAATGGCTTTAAGAGCGATGGGGAAACGCTCCTTAAAAGAGTTATCAAAAAAAGATTTAGTGTCTTATGATGATTTGACTGCACAAATGATTGGTATTCCATTTTCATTTAAACCTTGGGAGGAGAACTAA
- a CDS encoding alpha/beta hydrolase, which translates to MQLDPALQQILESYPKLPETLTPDLIVKIREARLQTILDIEERPFVHAVENRLIPGPNGDIPIRIYTPKSVEERLPTIVFFHGGGWTLGNLESHDVACRQLANASRCKVIAVDYRLAPENRFPKGLKDCSAAVQWVFNHAGELQVDVNRIAVGGDSAGGNLSAAVTLLFKNCGGPSIWRQILIYPATDALRSIEHSPYESIREHAHAPILTSSVTKSFWDHYIETEEDASNIYASPIRAQDLSGLPKTFVITAQYDPIRDEGEAYATRLQESGVPVQLTRYSGLVHGFLTLPIPINEQVFQSIAKFLNE; encoded by the coding sequence ATGCAATTGGATCCAGCACTTCAACAAATTCTAGAAAGTTATCCTAAATTGCCTGAAACATTAACACCAGATTTAATTGTCAAAATCCGTGAAGCTAGACTTCAAACGATTCTAGATATAGAGGAGCGTCCGTTCGTTCATGCAGTGGAGAATCGTCTGATTCCTGGTCCGAATGGTGATATACCCATTCGAATATACACACCAAAAAGTGTGGAAGAGCGTCTTCCTACTATCGTGTTTTTCCATGGTGGCGGCTGGACGCTAGGGAATCTTGAAAGCCATGATGTAGCTTGTAGACAACTTGCAAATGCTTCGAGGTGTAAAGTCATTGCTGTCGATTATCGATTAGCACCGGAGAATCGTTTTCCAAAAGGTCTAAAAGATTGTAGTGCAGCGGTACAATGGGTGTTTAATCATGCAGGGGAATTACAGGTAGATGTGAATCGGATTGCTGTTGGGGGAGATAGTGCAGGAGGAAACTTAAGTGCAGCGGTTACCTTATTGTTTAAAAACTGCGGAGGACCATCGATTTGGCGGCAAATATTAATATACCCTGCAACAGATGCTTTACGCTCTATTGAACACTCTCCTTATGAGTCAATTCGAGAACATGCACACGCTCCTATATTGACTAGCAGCGTGACAAAAAGTTTTTGGGATCACTATATTGAAACGGAAGAGGATGCAAGTAATATATATGCTTCTCCTATACGAGCACAAGATTTAAGTGGTTTACCAAAAACTTTTGTGATTACAGCGCAATACGATCCTATCCGAGATGAAGGGGAGGCTTATGCTACTCGACTCCAGGAAAGTGGAGTTCCCGTACAGCTTACCCGATACAGTGGACTTGTTCATGGTTTTCTAACATTGCCGATTCCGATTAATGAACAAGTTTTTCAGTCCATTGCAAAATTTCTGAATGAATGA
- a CDS encoding ABC transporter substrate-binding protein: MKKFNLLFLGIIFLVFLTACSGEEASTSEEENKTDDKAVEHVKLVLNWFPKAQHGGVYAAQEDGIFKENGLNVTIEPGGPQVSSVQMIASGSAEFGLAHADQLVIAKNQGIDLVAVAAAMQGSPQVFMFHKGHGIKDFTDLNGRKVYVQPGITYWDFLKSKYDLSKVEELAYNGQHTNFVNEKDSVTQAFATSEPFFLEKEGIETETKLIADAGYDPYNVVLFVTKEYLEKNEETVQNFVTSFVKGWNSYKTSSESINKVIQNDNPDIALDALAFETESQEEFVYGKDASEHGVGYMTEERWATLIQQLHDLDLLEKPFEANEIFTTKYLPEK, encoded by the coding sequence GTGAAAAAATTCAATCTACTATTTTTAGGAATTATCTTTCTAGTTTTCCTGACTGCCTGCAGCGGTGAGGAAGCTAGTACTAGTGAGGAAGAGAACAAAACGGATGATAAAGCTGTTGAACATGTTAAATTAGTATTAAACTGGTTTCCAAAGGCACAGCATGGCGGTGTATATGCCGCACAGGAAGACGGGATTTTTAAAGAAAATGGATTGAATGTAACCATTGAGCCAGGTGGTCCTCAAGTATCTTCTGTTCAAATGATTGCATCAGGCAGCGCGGAATTTGGTCTTGCACACGCGGATCAATTAGTTATTGCTAAAAATCAAGGAATTGATTTAGTCGCTGTAGCAGCTGCAATGCAGGGAAGTCCACAAGTATTTATGTTCCATAAAGGGCATGGAATTAAAGACTTCACAGACTTGAATGGAAGAAAAGTATATGTTCAACCTGGAATTACATATTGGGACTTTTTAAAATCTAAATACGATTTAAGTAAAGTAGAAGAGTTAGCGTACAACGGGCAGCATACGAACTTTGTAAATGAAAAAGATTCTGTTACCCAAGCATTTGCCACATCCGAGCCTTTCTTTTTAGAAAAAGAAGGAATCGAAACAGAAACAAAGCTAATTGCTGACGCGGGTTACGATCCTTATAATGTTGTATTATTTGTAACAAAAGAATATTTAGAGAAGAATGAAGAAACGGTTCAAAACTTTGTTACTTCATTTGTAAAAGGATGGAATTCTTATAAAACGTCTTCTGAGTCTATTAATAAAGTCATTCAGAATGATAATCCAGACATCGCCTTAGATGCTTTAGCCTTTGAAACCGAATCTCAAGAAGAATTTGTGTACGGCAAAGATGCGTCTGAACACGGTGTCGGCTATATGACAGAAGAAAGATGGGCTACACTTATTCAACAGCTGCATGATTTAGACTTATTGGAAAAGCCATTCGAAGCGAATGAAATCTTTACAACAAAATACTTGCCTGAAAAATAA